Proteins from one Triplophysa dalaica isolate WHDGS20190420 chromosome 6, ASM1584641v1, whole genome shotgun sequence genomic window:
- the oxtra gene encoding oxytocin receptor, whose amino-acid sequence MEDILMDQDFWSLNESLKNSSVENSTYGVNQTANLLMRNEEVAKVEVSVLALVLFLALAGNLCVLIAIHTTKHSQSRMYYFMKHLSIADLVVAVFQVLPQLIWDITFRFYGPDLLCRLVKYLQTVGMFASTYMLVLMSIDRCMAICQPLRSLHRRKDRCYVIVSWALSLLLSIPQVYIFSLREMGDGVYDCWGDFVQPWGAKAYITWISLTIYIIPVAILSVCYGMISFKIWQNFKRKTKRGQCITLTPTASKCHAVARVSSVKLISKAKITTVKMTFVIVVAYIVCWTPFFSVQMWSAWDPEAPREAMPFIISMLLASLNSCCNPWIYMFFAGHLFHDLKQNLFCCSTFYLKSSQSRYDPEHESRKSNSSTYVIKSTSSQRSITQTSVT is encoded by the exons ATGGAGGACATTCTCATGGATCAAGACTTTTGGTCCTTGAACGAGTCATTAAAGAACTCCAGCGTCGAAAACAGCACGTACGGTGTGAACCAGACGGCGAATCTCCTGATGAGAAATGAAGAAGTGGCCAAAGTCGAAGTCAGCGTGCTGGCGCTGGTGCTGTTCCTGGCGCTCGCTGGGAACCTGTGCGTCCTCATCGCTATCCACACAACCAAGCACAGTCAGTCCCGCATGTATTACTTCATGAAGCATCTGAGCATCGCAGACCTCGTGGTTGCCGTGTTCCAGGTTCTCCCTCAACTCATCTGGGACATCACTTTTCGGTTTTATGGACCAGACCTGCTTTGCCGATTGGTGAAATATTTGCAAACCGTTGGGATGTTCGCATCCACCTACATGTTGGTACTGATGTCTATAGACAGATGTATGGCGATCTGTCAGCCCCTTCGTTCCTTACACAGACGAAAGGATCGTTGTTATGTGATTGTTTCGTGGGCACTAAGCTTACTTTTAAGCATCCCACAAGTTTATATATTCTCCTTAAGGGAGATGGGTGATGGAGTATATGACTGCTGGGGAGATTTCGTGCAGCCTTGGGGAGCCAAAGCCTACATTACTTGGATTAGTTTGACGATATATATCATTCCGGTGGCCATCCTGAGTGTCTGCTACGGAATGATAAGCTTTAAAATATGGCAAAACTTTAAAAGGAAAACTAAGAGGGGTCAGTGTATCACTCTCACACCTACTGCATCCAAATGCCACGCGGTCGCGCGGGTCAGCAGCGTCAAGCTCATTTCCAAAGCCAAGATCACCACGGTTAAAATGACTTTTGTTATTGTCGTGGCTTATATAGTGTGCTGGACACCGTTTTTCTCCGTGCAGATGTGGTCTGCTTGGGATCCAGAAGCACCGAGAGAAG caatgccgtTTATCATCTCCATGTTACTGGCCAGTCTAAACAGTTGCTGTAACCCTTGGATCTACATGTTTTTCGCTGGACATCTATTCCACGACCTAAAGCAGAATCTGTTCTGCTGCTCCACATTCTATCTGAAGTCCTCTCAAAGCCGATATGATCCAGAGCACGAGTCCCGTAAGAGCAACTCCTCCACCTACGTGATCAAAAGTACCAGCAGCCAAAGGAGCATTACTCAGACGTCTGTCACATAA